A section of the Virgibacillus sp. NKC19-3 genome encodes:
- a CDS encoding M20 metallopeptidase family protein, producing the protein MLKNIHESIDNLYPEMVEIRRYLHQHPELSFQETETANYIATFYEKLGIPYQTKVGGNGIIATLKGGKPGKTVALRADFDALPIQDEKDVPYKSKVDGVMHACGHDGHTATLLTLAKVMKEYQEELPGTIEFLHQHAEEYAPGGAKPIVDSGAIDHVDAVFGTHLWATTPLGVLETSKDVFMAGADRFEIVIQGQGGHGAYPHETKDAIVLGSDVISHLQQIVSRRVDPLETAVVTVGIFEAGNAFNVIADQAKLVGTVRYLNPDIQEKIIAEMEKVIKGICVTNDASYTFDYVKGYPPLVNHKNEAELVLEASKEVEEIHKAEEVVPVMGGEDFAYYTLQKPGAYFFTGANLDGNPYPHHHPKFDIDERALPIAAKTLIQAYFAYQRK; encoded by the coding sequence TTGCTTAAAAACATACATGAATCCATTGATAATTTATACCCTGAAATGGTGGAAATAAGACGATACTTACATCAACACCCGGAACTTTCCTTTCAAGAGACCGAAACCGCAAATTATATTGCAACCTTTTATGAAAAGTTAGGGATACCTTATCAAACAAAGGTTGGTGGCAATGGGATAATTGCAACATTGAAAGGAGGAAAACCCGGAAAAACAGTCGCGCTGCGAGCTGACTTTGACGCCCTTCCCATCCAAGATGAAAAAGATGTACCGTACAAATCAAAAGTGGATGGCGTAATGCATGCATGTGGGCATGATGGGCATACAGCTACATTGCTTACACTTGCAAAGGTAATGAAAGAATACCAGGAAGAGCTGCCGGGTACAATTGAATTCCTGCATCAGCATGCAGAAGAATATGCACCAGGTGGAGCGAAACCGATTGTCGATTCTGGTGCGATTGATCACGTCGACGCTGTTTTTGGTACACATCTCTGGGCAACAACGCCTCTTGGTGTTTTGGAAACATCTAAAGATGTTTTCATGGCTGGTGCTGACCGGTTTGAGATCGTCATTCAAGGTCAAGGTGGGCATGGAGCCTACCCACATGAAACAAAGGATGCGATTGTTCTTGGATCTGATGTGATCTCACATCTCCAGCAAATTGTGAGTAGGCGCGTAGACCCACTTGAAACTGCCGTTGTAACGGTTGGAATTTTTGAAGCTGGCAATGCTTTCAATGTTATAGCGGATCAGGCAAAATTAGTCGGTACAGTTCGGTACTTGAATCCAGACATTCAGGAAAAAATCATTGCCGAAATGGAGAAAGTAATCAAAGGAATATGTGTAACGAATGATGCTTCTTATACCTTTGATTACGTCAAAGGATATCCACCATTAGTAAATCACAAAAATGAAGCAGAGCTAGTACTTGAAGCGAGCAAAGAAGTGGAAGAAATTCATAAAGCCGAGGAAGTGGTTCCGGTAATGGGGGGAGAAGACTTCGCTTATTACACCTTACAAAAACCGGGAGCGTACTTTTTCACTGGAGCAAATCTTGATGGCAACCCTTACCCGCACCATCATCCGAAATTCGATATTGACGAACGCGCACTACCTATTGCCGCTAAAACATTGATTCAGGCCTATTTTGCATACCAAAGGAAATAA
- a CDS encoding YtxH domain-containing protein, which translates to MSKGKSFVLGFMVGGAVSAAAALLSTPTSGSELRGRVREQGTEMKTLINNLKQDGLRLRNQITETSKEGAVLIKELTKEMKKSVTEWKETVEPHQDNIYQYLEQIETSLKDLEDKVKKQ; encoded by the coding sequence ATGTCAAAAGGCAAATCATTTGTACTTGGATTTATGGTTGGAGGTGCAGTAAGCGCCGCTGCTGCTTTGCTAAGTACCCCAACATCCGGTAGTGAATTGCGCGGACGGGTTAGAGAGCAAGGTACAGAAATGAAAACATTAATCAATAACTTAAAGCAAGACGGACTGCGCCTAAGGAACCAAATCACCGAAACTTCAAAAGAAGGAGCCGTATTAATCAAAGAGCTTACCAAGGAAATGAAAAAATCGGTAACAGAATGGAAGGAAACAGTAGAACCTCATCAGGATAACATCTATCAGTACCTTGAACAGATCGAAACAAGTTTAAAAGACCTTGAAGATAAGGTTAAAAAGCAATAG
- a CDS encoding ABC transporter permease, translated as MFNSQAFFKQRLSAHMKELSRYLRYMLNGHLMIALFFFISAVAVYYQQWLARLPEDFPTSLIIGVLLGLLVSYSPVRTLLKEPDLVFLIAAENKMHAYFRNALIYSFVIQLYVVLLLVAALGPLYFASFPERSGNMYLLMIAIVLIFKVGNLMANWWMLKIREPGIRQIDLTVRTLLNMTVFYFITQGDMLLAGITTVLFAGLFLYDFYVSRKQPGVVWDLLVEKDQLRMQSFYRIANMFADVPHLKNRIKKRHWLVSIVSRIPFAQSYTFDYLYRITFVRSGDYLGMYIRLFIIGGLFIYFIPNVWVQVLFVLLFLYLSCFQMMTLYQHHRTTMWLDIYPVGKDIRQQALIKLLFQLTLFQTVLFSLLFLIMQEYTGFIIALISGTVFTYLFMNGYVKRKLT; from the coding sequence ATGTTTAATTCTCAAGCATTTTTTAAACAGCGTCTTTCTGCGCATATGAAAGAATTGAGCCGTTATTTACGTTATATGTTAAATGGACATTTGATGATTGCACTATTTTTCTTTATTTCCGCCGTCGCTGTCTATTACCAGCAGTGGTTAGCACGTCTTCCGGAAGATTTCCCTACTTCGTTGATCATTGGTGTGCTGCTTGGCTTATTGGTAAGCTACAGTCCTGTTCGAACACTATTAAAGGAACCTGATCTGGTTTTTCTTATCGCTGCTGAAAATAAAATGCATGCTTATTTTCGTAATGCCCTTATATATAGTTTTGTGATTCAGCTATACGTCGTGTTGCTCCTTGTTGCTGCACTTGGGCCATTATATTTCGCTTCGTTTCCTGAGCGATCTGGAAATATGTATTTACTTATGATTGCTATTGTTCTTATCTTTAAAGTGGGGAACCTTATGGCAAATTGGTGGATGCTTAAAATAAGAGAACCAGGAATAAGGCAAATAGATCTGACGGTTCGTACATTGCTAAATATGACTGTATTCTACTTTATTACTCAGGGAGATATGCTGCTGGCAGGGATAACGACAGTATTATTTGCGGGATTATTTCTGTATGACTTTTATGTTTCCAGGAAGCAACCAGGAGTCGTTTGGGATCTATTAGTGGAAAAGGACCAACTTCGGATGCAGTCCTTTTATCGGATTGCCAATATGTTTGCGGATGTCCCTCATTTGAAGAATCGAATTAAAAAGCGACATTGGCTTGTATCTATCGTAAGCAGAATTCCTTTTGCACAAAGCTATACATTTGACTATTTATATCGTATTACGTTTGTACGCAGTGGGGATTATTTAGGGATGTACATTCGATTGTTTATCATCGGCGGGTTGTTTATTTATTTCATTCCTAATGTCTGGGTGCAAGTCTTGTTTGTACTGCTATTCTTGTATTTGAGTTGTTTCCAGATGATGACATTATATCAGCATCATCGGACCACGATGTGGCTTGATATTTACCCGGTAGGCAAAGATATTCGGCAACAGGCTTTGATTAAATTATTGTTTCAGCTAACGCTTTTTCAAACCGTATTATTTTCTTTGCTGTTCCTAATCATGCAGGAATATACCGGATTCATAATTGCCTTAATAAGTGGGACGGTGTTTACGTATCTTTTTATGAATGGATATGTGAAACGCAAACTTACGTAG
- a CDS encoding thioredoxin family protein encodes MKKKLFIFGGIIIVLFVALYFVTSYQNNQTVENVDNPYGTTDLEQGTIDQLDDPNYDNQVLPDELSETMDNGEEVTVYFYSPDCSYCQQTTPYLAPLAEDMDVDMKKFNLLEFGQEGMEYGIESTPTLVHYESGEEVARLVGQHPEEEYESFFDQYVLN; translated from the coding sequence ATGAAGAAGAAATTGTTTATCTTTGGTGGCATCATCATCGTATTATTTGTTGCGTTATACTTTGTCACGAGTTACCAGAATAATCAAACGGTCGAAAATGTGGATAATCCGTATGGAACAACTGATTTAGAACAGGGAACCATTGATCAGTTAGATGATCCAAATTATGACAACCAGGTTTTGCCTGACGAACTAAGTGAGACGATGGACAATGGAGAAGAAGTTACGGTTTATTTTTACAGCCCGGATTGCTCCTATTGTCAACAAACAACTCCTTACTTGGCTCCACTAGCTGAAGATATGGACGTGGATATGAAAAAATTCAACTTGTTGGAATTTGGTCAAGAAGGGATGGAATACGGTATTGAATCAACACCAACGTTAGTACATTATGAAAGTGGAGAAGAGGTTGCACGTTTAGTAGGTCAGCATCCTGAAGAGGAGTACGAATCATTTTTCGATCAATATGTTTTGAATTAA
- a CDS encoding ABC transporter permease, giving the protein MNDAEGTLFPKLPLAEWVELFVDFLTDSLSPVFDAISSVIGLITENFVVVLEFVPPILLIVIIALLAWWVSSWKLSLFALLGLGLINNLGYWPETLETVSLVIVSVVASMIIGIPIGIWMSQKKAVETVFTPILDFMQTMPAFVYLIPAVVFFSLGMVPGVVATIIFSMPPTVRLTNLGIRQVDEELIEASNAFGSSTGQRLGKVQIPLAMSTIMAGINQTIMLSLSMVVIASMVGAPGLGTVVYRAVTQVAIGPGFEGGLSLVIVAMLLDRLTQGANKK; this is encoded by the coding sequence ATGAATGATGCAGAAGGAACACTTTTCCCAAAACTTCCGTTGGCAGAATGGGTGGAATTGTTTGTTGACTTTTTAACGGACTCATTATCACCAGTATTTGATGCTATTTCTTCTGTAATTGGATTGATTACAGAGAATTTTGTGGTAGTGCTTGAGTTTGTTCCCCCTATTTTGCTGATTGTAATAATAGCACTTCTGGCATGGTGGGTTTCAAGTTGGAAACTCAGTTTGTTTGCACTTCTTGGTCTCGGTCTTATTAATAATCTTGGCTACTGGCCGGAAACGCTGGAGACCGTGTCATTGGTTATTGTCTCGGTTGTCGCATCAATGATCATCGGAATTCCAATTGGTATTTGGATGTCCCAGAAAAAAGCTGTGGAGACGGTGTTTACTCCGATTCTGGACTTTATGCAGACGATGCCTGCATTTGTTTATTTGATTCCAGCGGTTGTCTTCTTCAGCCTAGGGATGGTGCCTGGAGTTGTAGCTACGATTATATTCTCCATGCCGCCTACGGTAAGACTCACAAACCTTGGTATCCGACAAGTTGATGAGGAACTGATTGAGGCATCCAATGCATTTGGTTCCTCAACTGGTCAGAGGTTAGGTAAAGTACAAATACCACTTGCTATGTCAACCATCATGGCAGGGATTAACCAAACAATTATGCTTTCATTATCGATGGTTGTTATTGCCTCAATGGTTGGGGCTCCCGGTCTTGGTACAGTTGTATATAGAGCTGTAACACAGGTTGCAATTGGACCAGGCTTTGAAGGTGGTTTGTCTCTTGTTATCGTTGCGATGTTACTTGACCGTCTAACGCAAGGGGCAAATAAAAAGTAA
- a CDS encoding ferritin-like domain-containing protein, with amino-acid sequence MDKSLQNLIDGLNEDLAHEYGAAIQYTYSASVVSGLYRSALKPFFESEISDEMGHALYLSEKISALGGTPTTASAEVPRPTEVKDLLEASLQAESDTIDRYEKRRKQADELGFTELVVKLEDIIADETNHKEEIERLLDDPRLS; translated from the coding sequence ATGGATAAAAGCTTGCAAAATTTAATTGATGGATTAAATGAGGATTTGGCACATGAATATGGAGCTGCAATTCAGTATACGTATAGTGCCTCTGTCGTTTCAGGCTTATACCGTTCTGCACTAAAGCCGTTTTTCGAATCAGAAATCTCAGATGAGATGGGACATGCTTTATATTTATCCGAAAAAATTAGCGCACTTGGTGGCACACCGACAACAGCTTCTGCTGAAGTGCCACGGCCAACGGAAGTGAAGGATCTTTTAGAAGCATCCCTTCAAGCAGAATCAGATACAATTGACCGATATGAAAAACGTAGAAAACAAGCAGATGAATTAGGTTTTACAGAGCTAGTTGTAAAACTGGAAGATATCATTGCTGATGAAACCAATCACAAAGAAGAAATTGAACGCTTGTTAGATGATCCTAGACTATCTTAA
- a CDS encoding phosphatase PAP2 family protein: MKNKWVLFIFCLFVLMLFVVGGWIGRILSGDVPYVDRWTYGLVAGLEDSWIYTFSRVMTEFGSWSFLLPFTIIMALILWRVFKDWFPALIFSGGTLMSHLLNLLIKEMVKRERPSILEAANAEGYSFPSGHAMIAMVCYGLLSYFLVKQLASSRAVFVTQFCFAFVVFLIGISRYLINVHYVTDVVSGFFIGFLCLIGFIYLYECIQKQRR; encoded by the coding sequence ATGAAAAATAAGTGGGTACTTTTTATTTTTTGCCTGTTCGTATTGATGCTCTTTGTCGTAGGAGGATGGATAGGAAGGATCCTTAGTGGAGATGTTCCATATGTGGATCGGTGGACATATGGTCTTGTGGCGGGTCTGGAAGATTCCTGGATATATACCTTTTCTCGAGTCATGACTGAATTTGGTTCTTGGTCCTTTCTGCTGCCATTTACGATTATAATGGCTCTTATTTTGTGGCGGGTTTTTAAGGACTGGTTTCCAGCGTTGATTTTCAGTGGGGGAACCCTGATGAGCCATTTGTTAAATTTACTAATAAAGGAAATGGTTAAAAGAGAAAGACCGAGTATTCTGGAAGCAGCTAATGCAGAAGGGTATAGCTTTCCGTCGGGACACGCGATGATAGCAATGGTTTGTTATGGTTTATTGTCCTATTTTCTTGTGAAACAGTTAGCCTCATCCAGAGCTGTATTCGTTACACAATTTTGTTTTGCGTTTGTTGTTTTTCTCATTGGCATCAGTCGTTATCTCATTAACGTGCATTATGTAACAGATGTTGTTTCCGGTTTTTTTATTGGCTTTCTTTGTTTGATAGGATTCATTTACCTGTATGAATGTATTCAGAAGCAGCGCAGGTAA
- a CDS encoding transglycosylase domain-containing protein has product MDNEYRRFEGPKRSDKHKKHKAFENKKRRLPCRLKIFLITIGIILILGLTGYGTILVGGEWIVDEEDLVLDATTVIETTDGEVISKLYDENRTPVSLEKIPEHVQHAFTSIEDRRFYDHGGIDFRSVFRAVFQNILAMNKVEGASTITQQVAKNLFLTNDKTWARKTKEVMAALNLERKYSKDQILELYLNDMYFGEGIYGVETASNYFFSKPVDDLSVAEGALLAGLAKAPNGYSPINHAEKALDRRNVVLNAMEETGAISTDKRVQEQEKPLDLDVEERESNPWVDSYVDLAMKEAADKHELSVNELKRGGYRVIVNMDEGAQQTAYEQFQNEDYFPGNTEGTQGAFVMMEQETGKIISAIGGRDYQIGDLNRTTVTRQPGSTMKPIAVYGPAMTQEYTPFTLIPDRQMDYDDYTVTNVDDQYEDMVTMYDALRTSKNTSAVWLLDQIGVDYSKEYLAQLGINLEDDGLSIALGGLSEGLTPIELMESYGMFARHGSMIESSTIDRIYDRDDEMIVESSPSSHEVFSPQVAWNMTEMLLDTVESGTAKHGDYNKALAGKTGSTQHAFVEGETNDAWFVGYTPEYTTALWMGYDEASEDQYLTGGSEYPTRLTKAILREMDNQEALTESFAKPDDVDALPEPIELPQITNVNADYSFGNGSPGSSLLQGKLTWEGSTDDRVVYRVYRKQEGIDKRVGEVEGQTEFEIDTFELFGSNTYYVVPYDPLTKLEGERSSTVSLP; this is encoded by the coding sequence ATGGATAATGAATACAGGAGATTTGAAGGACCAAAACGATCTGATAAACATAAAAAGCATAAAGCTTTCGAGAATAAGAAACGGCGCCTACCCTGTAGACTTAAAATCTTTCTGATTACAATTGGAATTATATTAATCCTAGGATTGACCGGATATGGTACGATTTTAGTTGGTGGAGAATGGATTGTCGATGAGGAAGATTTAGTGCTGGACGCGACGACTGTGATTGAAACAACCGATGGAGAAGTTATCAGCAAATTATATGATGAAAATCGTACTCCCGTCTCGTTGGAAAAGATACCGGAACATGTTCAACATGCATTTACTTCTATTGAGGATAGGCGGTTTTATGATCATGGAGGGATTGATTTTAGATCCGTATTCCGTGCCGTTTTCCAGAACATTTTAGCGATGAATAAGGTAGAAGGTGCTAGTACAATAACACAGCAAGTTGCCAAGAATTTATTTTTAACGAATGACAAAACATGGGCGCGTAAAACGAAGGAAGTCATGGCTGCGTTAAATCTGGAACGTAAATATTCAAAAGATCAAATATTAGAATTGTACTTGAATGATATGTACTTTGGGGAAGGTATTTATGGAGTGGAAACAGCTTCCAATTACTTTTTCTCCAAACCCGTTGATGATTTAAGTGTTGCGGAAGGGGCGCTTTTGGCCGGGCTTGCGAAGGCGCCGAATGGCTACTCCCCCATCAACCATGCGGAAAAAGCATTAGACAGAAGAAATGTTGTGCTAAATGCCATGGAAGAAACAGGTGCTATTTCAACGGATAAACGGGTTCAAGAGCAAGAAAAACCCTTAGACCTGGATGTTGAGGAAAGAGAATCGAATCCATGGGTGGATAGCTATGTTGACCTTGCCATGAAGGAAGCTGCTGATAAACATGAATTATCCGTTAATGAACTAAAACGTGGGGGGTACCGGGTCATTGTAAATATGGATGAAGGTGCACAGCAAACTGCCTATGAACAATTTCAGAATGAGGATTACTTTCCAGGAAATACGGAAGGAACTCAAGGTGCCTTTGTTATGATGGAACAGGAAACCGGCAAAATTATCTCAGCTATTGGTGGCAGAGATTATCAGATAGGCGATTTGAATCGGACAACAGTGACAAGACAACCGGGTTCTACGATGAAGCCTATCGCAGTATATGGTCCGGCGATGACGCAAGAATACACGCCATTTACACTTATACCTGATAGACAAATGGACTATGATGATTATACAGTCACAAATGTCGATGATCAATACGAGGATATGGTAACGATGTATGATGCTTTGCGAACATCCAAAAACACTTCTGCGGTATGGTTGCTTGATCAAATAGGCGTAGACTATTCCAAAGAGTATCTTGCGCAATTGGGCATCAACTTAGAGGATGATGGTTTATCGATTGCATTAGGAGGATTAAGTGAAGGTCTAACTCCCATTGAACTCATGGAAAGCTATGGTATGTTTGCTCGTCACGGATCCATGATTGAATCATCTACGATTGACCGTATTTATGATCGGGATGATGAGATGATTGTTGAATCCAGTCCAAGTTCGCATGAAGTATTTAGTCCCCAGGTAGCGTGGAACATGACAGAGATGCTATTGGATACCGTAGAAAGTGGCACGGCAAAACATGGTGACTACAACAAGGCACTTGCAGGGAAAACCGGATCAACACAGCATGCTTTTGTAGAAGGAGAGACCAATGATGCTTGGTTTGTAGGTTATACACCTGAGTATACGACTGCATTATGGATGGGATATGATGAGGCGAGTGAAGATCAATATTTAACAGGTGGAAGTGAGTATCCGACAAGGCTGACAAAAGCTATATTAAGGGAAATGGATAATCAGGAAGCACTGACAGAAAGTTTTGCGAAACCTGATGATGTAGATGCACTTCCGGAGCCCATCGAGTTACCTCAAATAACAAATGTGAATGCCGATTATTCATTTGGAAACGGATCTCCTGGGTCTTCTTTGCTTCAAGGGAAATTAACGTGGGAGGGATCAACTGATGATCGCGTCGTTTACCGTGTTTATCGCAAGCAGGAAGGGATAGATAAGCGAGTGGGAGAAGTAGAAGGACAGACTGAATTTGAAATAGATACATTTGAACTTTTCGGTTCCAATACGTATTACGTTGTTCCCTACGACCCATTAACCAAATTGGAAGGGGAGCGGTCAAGTACCGTGAGCTTGCCTTGA
- a CDS encoding glycine betaine ABC transporter substrate-binding protein translates to MIKKFRVLGLAVALVLVMVLAACGGGDSEEGSDNDSGDNGSDGGDGNGGVELGESDLELTYVSWAGALVRTPLIQELLEEIGYDVEATQVEGGAMWTSVAQDDASFMTASWLPVTHQEYQEQYDDDTEEIGVFVEKAPLSMTVPSYMEDVNSIEDLKDNEELGEALDWTITGIDPGAGVMNSTENALEEYGLDNWELQSSSEAGMLSELQSKIQNEEPIIVTGWRPHSMFSEFDLKMLEDPKEVYGGEGDRIGAVAHTSFEEDSPAAYEFIQRFTEDYDEEMETELLVAVNDGATEEEAASQFIEDNPDLVEKWTEGLGE, encoded by the coding sequence ATGATTAAGAAATTTAGAGTGTTAGGCTTAGCTGTCGCGCTTGTGCTTGTTATGGTACTTGCAGCATGTGGCGGCGGAGATAGTGAAGAGGGAAGTGACAACGACTCCGGCGACAACGGCAGCGATGGCGGTGACGGCAATGGCGGCGTTGAACTTGGTGAATCAGATCTTGAGTTAACTTACGTTTCTTGGGCAGGTGCGTTGGTACGTACGCCTTTAATCCAAGAGCTATTGGAGGAAATTGGTTACGATGTTGAAGCCACACAAGTTGAAGGTGGTGCGATGTGGACCAGTGTTGCTCAGGATGATGCATCGTTTATGACGGCTTCATGGCTTCCAGTTACACATCAGGAGTATCAAGAGCAATATGATGATGACACGGAAGAGATCGGTGTATTCGTAGAGAAAGCACCACTGTCTATGACAGTTCCATCTTATATGGAAGATGTTAATTCGATTGAAGATCTTAAAGACAACGAAGAGCTAGGTGAAGCACTTGATTGGACGATTACAGGTATCGATCCTGGTGCTGGTGTTATGAATAGTACCGAGAATGCTCTAGAGGAATATGGATTGGACAACTGGGAACTTCAGTCAAGTTCTGAAGCAGGTATGCTATCTGAATTGCAGTCAAAAATTCAAAATGAAGAGCCAATTATTGTAACAGGCTGGAGACCACATTCGATGTTTTCAGAATTTGATCTAAAAATGCTTGAAGACCCTAAAGAAGTGTATGGTGGTGAAGGTGACCGAATCGGAGCTGTAGCACACACAAGCTTTGAAGAAGATTCACCGGCAGCATATGAATTCATTCAGCGTTTTACAGAAGACTATGACGAAGAAATGGAGACGGAGCTGCTTGTAGCTGTGAACGATGGAGCTACCGAAGAAGAAGCAGCAAGCCAATTCATTGAAGACAATCCTGACCTTGTTGAAAAATGGACAGAAGGTCTTGGCGAATAA
- a CDS encoding antibiotic biosynthesis monooxygenase family protein, with amino-acid sequence MKAFMTIGTVDFLQKIAAKHEEIHIYFMNSKEGTLAYYEDESKNIFSSGKAYEIIIGSGYMEEKGYVVMNNIPVTDDGKAIFEDRFKNRQNVADKMPGFQAFRFLRPMKGNTYVVLTQWKSEKDFENWKNSEAFKKAHQGQASKPPAYFPNKPFITTYHMHEPEEDEDQ; translated from the coding sequence ATGAAAGCATTTATGACAATTGGGACGGTTGATTTCCTGCAAAAAATCGCAGCTAAACATGAGGAAATTCACATTTACTTCATGAATAGCAAGGAAGGAACACTAGCTTATTATGAAGATGAATCCAAGAACATTTTTTCATCGGGAAAAGCATATGAAATCATCATTGGCAGTGGCTACATGGAAGAAAAAGGGTATGTCGTCATGAATAATATTCCTGTAACAGATGACGGAAAAGCTATCTTTGAAGACCGCTTTAAAAACCGACAAAATGTCGCCGATAAGATGCCCGGATTTCAAGCCTTTCGCTTTTTGCGACCTATGAAAGGGAATACGTATGTTGTGCTAACACAATGGAAGTCCGAAAAAGACTTTGAGAACTGGAAAAACTCCGAAGCATTTAAAAAAGCCCATCAGGGACAAGCCAGCAAACCACCCGCATATTTCCCGAACAAACCGTTTATCACAACTTACCATATGCATGAGCCGGAGGAAGATGAGGATCAATAG
- a CDS encoding disulfide oxidoreductase, whose translation MGKMTKKGENLLLLMWVQAFIALSGSLFYSEVMGYIPCELCWVQRIFMYPLVIIYGVAAIKKDISIALPGLILSGIGMFVSAYHYLIQKLPALQEAGDACGLVPCNAAYVNYFGFITIPFLAGLAFIIIFVLHLMLLKTTRGN comes from the coding sequence ATGGGGAAAATGACCAAAAAGGGAGAAAACCTGTTATTACTGATGTGGGTACAAGCATTTATTGCTCTTTCAGGTAGTTTGTTTTATTCAGAGGTGATGGGATATATTCCGTGTGAACTTTGTTGGGTACAACGAATTTTCATGTATCCGTTAGTTATTATATATGGCGTAGCAGCGATTAAAAAGGACATTTCCATTGCTTTACCAGGTTTGATTTTAAGTGGGATCGGTATGTTTGTTTCCGCTTATCACTATTTGATTCAAAAGTTACCCGCATTGCAAGAAGCAGGGGACGCTTGTGGCCTTGTACCATGTAATGCAGCATATGTGAACTACTTTGGTTTTATTACGATTCCGTTCTTAGCCGGACTCGCATTTATTATTATTTTTGTATTACATCTTATGCTTCTAAAAACAACAAGGGGGAATTAA
- a CDS encoding HIT family protein has product MSHNDCIFCKILDGEIPSAKVYEDEFVYAFLDISQVTKGHTLVIPKTHTKNIYETPPEVARELFARVPKIASGIKDVYKPIGMNLLNNNEEPADQSVFHLHIHVIPRYGDGDGYSSNWTVHTDNYSSEDLQQMAKEIKDTIES; this is encoded by the coding sequence ATGAGTCATAATGATTGTATTTTTTGTAAAATTCTTGATGGGGAAATCCCTTCAGCCAAAGTGTATGAAGATGAGTTCGTGTATGCTTTCCTTGATATTAGCCAAGTAACGAAAGGGCATACACTCGTAATTCCAAAAACACACACGAAAAATATTTATGAAACTCCCCCGGAAGTTGCCAGGGAATTATTTGCTCGTGTTCCCAAAATCGCCAGCGGCATTAAAGACGTTTATAAACCAATTGGCATGAATTTACTAAATAATAATGAAGAGCCTGCAGATCAATCCGTATTCCATTTACATATCCATGTTATTCCGCGTTACGGAGATGGAGATGGTTATTCATCCAATTGGACCGTGCATACGGACAACTATTCATCAGAAGATTTGCAGCAAATGGCTAAGGAAATTAAAGACACAATTGAATCCTGA
- a CDS encoding ABC transporter ATP-binding protein, whose amino-acid sequence MEPLLHIENLYGGYTHKNVLHGISFDVYPKEIVGMIGLNGAGKSTSIKHVIGLMHAKKGTVAINGQTFTDNPASYRNQLAYIPEMPILYDELTLYEHLRLTAMAYDIAEKDFEKRLTPLLKEFRMEKKLNWFPVHFSKGMRQKVMIMCAFLIEPPLYIVDEPFVGLDPLGIQSYLQLMDEMKNNGSGVLMSTHILATAERYCDRFIILHDGLIRANGTLEELREDFNMPHATLDDLYVQLTKEEDSHV is encoded by the coding sequence GTGGAACCATTGTTACATATTGAAAACCTCTACGGGGGATATACGCATAAAAATGTTTTACATGGCATTTCGTTTGATGTTTATCCAAAGGAAATTGTTGGGATGATTGGCTTGAACGGTGCCGGGAAGAGTACATCCATTAAACATGTTATTGGCTTGATGCACGCTAAAAAAGGAACGGTGGCGATTAATGGACAAACATTCACAGACAACCCCGCATCGTATCGAAATCAGCTGGCTTATATCCCGGAGATGCCGATATTGTACGATGAATTAACGCTTTATGAACATCTTCGCTTAACAGCAATGGCTTATGATATTGCTGAAAAAGATTTTGAAAAAAGATTGACGCCGCTCTTAAAGGAATTTCGAATGGAGAAAAAATTAAACTGGTTTCCTGTCCATTTTTCGAAAGGGATGCGGCAAAAGGTAATGATTATGTGCGCGTTTCTGATCGAGCCACCTTTATATATTGTGGATGAACCATTTGTTGGTTTAGATCCGTTGGGAATTCAATCGTACCTACAATTAATGGACGAGATGAAAAATAATGGATCCGGTGTATTGATGTCTACGCATATTTTAGCTACTGCAGAACGTTATTGCGATCGTTTTATTATTTTGCATGATGGCTTAATCCGAGCAAATGGAACATTGGAAGAGCTTCGGGAAGATTTCAATATGCCGCATGCTACGTTGGATGATTTATACGTGCAATTAACGAAGGAAGAAGATAGCCATGTTTAA